A DNA window from Castanea sativa cultivar Marrone di Chiusa Pesio chromosome 7, ASM4071231v1 contains the following coding sequences:
- the LOC142644351 gene encoding uncharacterized protein LOC142644351, translating to MIKRTNVGSKAILQTKMENKNAEPKFKRMNIRYNAQKVGFLSGCRPFVGLDECHLKGRFGGKLLSATAKDGNDSIFPVVMVVVEQENKDRPSTYNGDFIPNCGAQGMELKSVLWRCACITSAREFERGIDHFKSLDKETWKYLADIEPAQWTRFHFSSRALTDCLVNKLNESFNSMIVNARDKPIISMLEWIRVRLMNRLYIKKIGIEKYGGKLCPSIQDKLEKLKLESKSFCAMPSRREVKGLLLADKDPRPHLHHRPNPQLNLTLWPHPHPTKQ from the exons ATGATAAAGAGGACAAATGTAGGAAGCAAGGCGATTCTACAAACAAAGATGGAAAATAAGAATGCAGAACCTAAGTTTAAAAGgatgaacattaggtacaatgCTCAGAAGGTTGGCTTTCTAAGTGGTTGTAGACCCTTTGTTGGGCTGGATGAATGCCACTTGAAGGGGAGGTTTGGTGGGAAATTATTGTCTGCCACTGCCAAGGATGGAAATGATAGTATATTCCCAGTGGTAATGGTTGTGGTTGAGCAAGAGAACAAGGACA GGCCTTCTACCTACAATGGAGACTTTATTCCCAACTGTGGAGCACAG GGCATGGAGTTGAAGAGTGTACTGTGGAGGTGTGCTTGCATAACATCAGCTAGGGAATTTGAGAGGGGGATTGACCATTTTAAGAGTTTGGATAAAGAAACTTGGAAGTACTTGGCTGATATAGAGCCTGCACAGTGGACCAGATTCCATTTTTCTTCAAGAGCTTTGACAGATTGTCTGGTAAACAAACTAAATGAGAGTTTTAACTCTATGATTGTGAATGCTAGAGACAAGCCCATCATATCAATGCTGGAGTGGATCAGAGTTAGGCTTATGAACAGGCTGTATATAAAGAAGATTGGCATAGAAAAGTATGGTGGCAAGTTATGTCCAAGCATACAAGACAAGTTGGAGAAGTTAAAATTAGAGTCTAAGAGCTTCTGTGCAATGCCATCTAGGAG GGAAGTGAAAGGCCTTCTACTTGCAGACAAGGATCCTAGGCCCCATCTTCATCACAGACCCAATCCTCAGCTCAACCTTACATTATGGCCTCATCCTCATCCAACCAAGCAGTAA
- the LOC142643298 gene encoding uncharacterized protein LOC142643298, whose product MKAMRTVQDLIEEAKLRTVWWALCIFAVSYFMTHTSKSMWMNLPISILFVSALRILFNEVEFHWKVRSVCPPTYLSHLEKKQLSVNDSRLSTMPPPPKWKRKVDSPVVEAAMSDFIDKILKDFVVDLWYSEITPDREFPGQIRAIIMDALGEISGRVKELNLVDLLTRDIVDLIGDHLDLFRRNQAAIGVEVMAMLSSEERDERLKHHLMASKELHPALISPESEYKVLQRLMGGMLAVVLRPREAQSPLIRSIARELVTCLVVQPVMNFASPGYINELIEYILLALNDDSLKGVGNYESTNVVAHPHDHPLATGAVRDDVTASRKYSSFSQGTYMTLDKINNQREITLDYNTEVPTNRSAAWARGLNAVTQRRTEVLTPENLENLWTKGRNYKKKEQKKIKAGLQDPITKGSGTKNAIPNKDLGKETLTNMPEIYVGIDQRAVKQLTHGLSIDVLSSDGNKTGKQFFQDPNEKLSFEGGHPVNELEHTNTPATDANKSCLKRSNSTSALAVHPHTEKTFTGEHGGSIISEFYSANVGRHNEEHHDRSASDVVFHREGQQFPKLRCRVMGAYFEKLGSKSFAVYSIAVTDAENRTWFVKRRYRNFERLHRHLKDIPNYTLHLPPKRIFSSSTEDAFVHQRCIQLDKYLQDLLSIANVAEQHEVWDFLSASSKNYSFGKSSSVMRSLAVNVDDAVDDIVRQFKGVSDGLIRKVSGPLPTYEASSSTASQNLSLNADDINRHVSSHHSVGTENSYSDNEEGDKDENHGHEEVNSSTNGWHSDNELNSKSFPPRVIKCGEEPRNLGSEKRHGLVVKSGIGQGGFPAADFPVISDHWEDPVGMPPEWTPSNVSVPLLNLVDKIFQLKRRGWLRRQVFWISKQILQLIMEDAIDDWLLRQIHWLRRDDVVAQGIRWVQDVLWPDGTFFIKLGTSQSNDDDAEPNQKPPQTTTRFGGSKISTLGAFEQQLEAARRASEVKKMLFDGAPTALVSLIGNKQYKRCARDIYYFTQSTTCVKQLGYAILEQSLVSVFPELKNLVSDVHEKMTIPQPV is encoded by the exons ATGAAGGCGATGAGGACCGTACAGGATTTGATCGAGGAGGCTAAGCTTCGAACGGTTTGGTGGGCTTTGTGTATCTTCGCCGTTTCATACTTCATGACCC ATACAAGTAAATCAATGTGGATGAATCTACCCATATCTATTCTGTTTGTTTCTGCACTTCGCATTCTTTTTAATGAAGTAGAGTTCCATTGGAAGGTTCGATCAGTCTGTCCACCAACATATTTGTCTCATTTGGAGAAGAAACAGTTGTCAGTAAATGATTCACGCCTTTCTACTATGCCTCCCCCTCCAAAATGGAAACGGAAAGTTGATTCTCCTGTTGTTGAGGCTGCAATGAGtgattttattgataaaattttgaaggATTTTGTTGTAGATCTGTGGTATTCTGAAATTACCCCAGACAGGGAGTTTCCTGGGCAGATACGTGCTATAATCATGGATGCTCTTGGTGAAATTTCGGGAAGGGTTAAAGAGTTAAACCTTGTTGACTTGCTcactag GGACATAGTTGATTTAATAGGGGATCACTTGGACCTCTTTAGACGAAACCAAGCTGCTATAGGTGTTGAAGTTATGGCAATGCTTTCTTCTGAGGAGAGAGATGAAAGATTGAAACACCATCTTATGGCTTCAAAGGAGCTTCATCCTGCGTTGATATCTCCTGAGAGTGAGTACAAG GTTCTTCAACGGCTAATGGGTGGAATGTTAGCTGTGGTACTCAGACCACGAGAAGCTCAATCTCCTTTGATTAGATCCATTGCTCGAGAACTTGTAACTTGCTTGGTTGTGCAACCAGTTATGAATTTTGCAAGCCCTGG GTACATCAACGAGTTGATTGAATATATTTTGCTTGCCCTTAACGATGACAGCCTTAAAGGGGTAGGTAATTATGAGTCGACTAATGTGGTGGCTCATCCCCATGATCATCCTCTTGCCACAGGGGCTGTACGTGATGATGTTACTGCCTCAAGGAAATATTCATCCTTTTCTCAAGGGACTTATATGACATTGGATAAAATTAACAATCAGAGAGAAATAACCCTGGATTATAACACAGAAGTGCCTACGAACCGGTCTGCTGCTTGGGCACGAGGGCTGAATGCTGTGACCCAGAGGAGAACTGAAGTTCTTACTCCTGAAAATCTGGAGAACTTGTGGACAAAAGgaagaaattataaaaagaaagaacagaagAAAATCAAAGCAGGGCTTCAAGATCCTATAACAAAGGGTTCTGGAACAAAAAATGCTATACCTAATAAAGATCTGGGAAAGGAAACTTTAACCAACATGCCTGAAATATATGTAGGAATAGATCAGAGAGCTGTAAAACAGCTAACACATGGACTAAGTATTGATGTTCTATCAAGTGATGGGAACAAAACTGGGAAACAGTTCTTTCAGGATCCTAACGAAAAATTGTCTTTTGAGGGAGGGCATCCTGTTAATGAATTGGAGCATACTAATACTCCTGCAACTGATGCAAATAAAAGTTGTCTTAAGAGATCCAATAGCACTTCTGCTTTGGCGGTCCATCCTCATACAGAAAAGACATTTACAGGAGAACATGGAGGGTCCATTATTTCAGAGTTCTACAGTGCCAATGTTGGCAGGCATAATGAAGAGCATCATGACAGGAGTGCTTCAGACGTGGTGTTTCACAGAGAGGGACAACAATTTCCCAAGCTCAGGTGCCGG GTTATGGGAGCATACTTTGAGAAACTTGGATCAAAATCTTTTGCAGTTTATTCAATTGCAGTGACAGATGCAGAAAATAGGACTTGGTTCGTGAAAAGAAG ATACAGGAATTTTGAGCGATTACATCGGCATCTTAAAGATATTCCTAATTACACTTTACATTTGCCTCCCAAAAGGATATTCTCATCAAGCACAGAGGATGCTTTTGTTCATCAGCGCTGCATTCAGCTTGATAAATATCTGCAA GATCTCTTGTCAATAGCTAACGTTGCTGAACAACATGAAGTGTGGGATTTTTTGAGTGCTTCCTCTAAG AATTACTCTTTCGGAAAATCTTCCTCGGTGATGAGAAGCCTGGCAG TCAATGTTGATGATGCTGTGGATGATATTGTGCGTCAGTTCAAAGGGGTTTCAGATGGCTTAATTCGTAAAGTTTCTGGTCCATTACCCACTTATGAAGCATCTTCTTCAACTGCGAGCCAAAACTTATCCTTGAATGCAGATGATATAAATAGACATGTTTCAAGTCATCATAGTGTGGGAACTGAAAACAGTTATTCTGATAATGAAGAAGGTGACAAGGATGAAAATCATGGCCATGAGGAAGTCAATAGTAGCACCAATGGGTGGCATTCAGACAATGAATTGAACTCCAAAAGCTTTCCCCCTCGAGTAATCAAATGTGGTGAAGAGCCTAGGAACTTGGGTTCAGAGAAGAGACATGGTTTAGTGGTGAAATCTGGGATAGGCCAGGGTGGATTTCCAGCAGCAGATTTCCCAGTAATCTCAGATCACTGGGAGGACCCAGTTGGAATGCCACCTGAG TGGACTCCATCTAATGTTAGTGTTCCTCTGTTGAATCTAGTTGATAAGATATTTCAGCTCAAGAGAAGAGGCTGGCTAAG AAGACAGGTCTTTTGGATATCAAAACAAATATTGCAGTTAATAATGGAAGATGCAATTGATGACTGGCTCTTGAGGCAGATTCATTGGCTCCGGAGAGATGACGTTGTCGCTCAAGGGATTCGGTGGGTTCAAGAT GTTCTCTGGCCTGATGGCACATTCTTCATAAAATTAGGGACTTCTCAGAgcaatgatgatgatgctgaACCGAATCAAAAACCTCCTCAAACTACAACTCGATTTGGTGGCAGTAAGATCTCTACATTGGGGGCTTTTGAACAACAGCTTGAGGCTGCTCGCAGAGCAAGTGAGGTCAAGAAAATGCTATTTG ATGGAGCTCCAACGGCCTTGGTCAGCTTGATTGGGAATAAGCAGTACAAGCGTTGTGCAAGAGACATTTATTATTTCACTCAG TCTACTACTTGTGTGAAGCAACTCGGATACGCGATACTAGAACAATCACTTGTATCAGTTTTCCCCGAGTTGAAGAATCTCGTTTCTGATGTTCATGAGAAGATGACTATTCCACAACCTGTATAG